One genomic segment of Cellulophaga sp. HaHaR_3_176 includes these proteins:
- a CDS encoding O-antigen ligase family protein has product MKSIINKIVLFFVLLDNIFLPIDIGVDFRLNYLVMIIYIIYYACTHKSVNLNKKKTLLFITGLILFLIITILTAESYLLVIKQLVLISITLTFSYLLLNSYKFDYIKIFKDYILLITLAGIIVVIQFIGTKTNLTFLVDYSYLGLDTGGIRLNAPRGRFHSWFYEPSFMAYAFMPVIFIAVARLFGIGNLLSLRRSIFLIVILFMAKSTLGLLGLLLSMLVLILSKYPIYKKPIFLACLIIGLFVSSFLIYKIPAVKFRVDETYTLFTAKKVTSKEVAKTNLSTYALYSNFKITEASLKEAPLLGTGIGTYELNYDKHLNNVIPTSNWRNNFKINRQDANSLLFRMLVEIGFIGTFLLLFSIFKNRIKYNIKDNVITQNLWAINNGVLILLILRFLRQGHYTMLGFILMILIYYLSSQASKQNSSNLI; this is encoded by the coding sequence ATGAAATCAATTATTAATAAAATTGTATTATTCTTTGTGCTATTGGATAATATTTTTTTACCAATAGACATTGGTGTTGATTTTAGACTGAATTATCTTGTGATGATTATTTATATAATTTATTATGCCTGTACGCATAAATCAGTTAATTTAAATAAAAAAAAAACCTTATTATTTATTACTGGTCTTATTTTATTTTTGATAATTACGATATTAACTGCTGAATCATATCTTTTAGTAATTAAACAATTAGTTCTAATATCCATAACACTCACTTTTTCATACCTATTATTAAATTCATATAAATTTGACTACATAAAAATTTTTAAAGACTATATACTACTTATAACATTAGCTGGTATAATAGTAGTTATACAATTTATTGGGACTAAAACTAACCTTACTTTTTTAGTAGATTACTCTTATTTAGGCTTAGACACTGGAGGAATTAGGTTAAATGCTCCTAGAGGACGTTTTCACTCTTGGTTTTACGAACCTTCATTTATGGCTTATGCATTTATGCCAGTAATCTTCATAGCTGTAGCTAGGCTATTCGGAATTGGAAACTTACTTTCTTTACGAAGGTCAATTTTTCTAATCGTAATTCTTTTTATGGCAAAGTCGACATTAGGCCTACTTGGTCTTCTGTTAAGTATGTTAGTTTTAATCTTATCAAAATATCCGATTTATAAAAAACCTATCTTTCTTGCTTGCCTAATAATTGGGTTATTTGTTAGTTCTTTTTTAATTTATAAAATACCAGCAGTTAAATTTCGAGTTGATGAAACATATACTCTTTTTACAGCTAAAAAAGTAACTTCAAAAGAAGTTGCAAAAACAAACTTGAGCACATATGCTCTCTATAGTAATTTTAAAATTACTGAAGCCTCTCTTAAAGAGGCTCCTCTTTTAGGAACCGGAATTGGAACGTATGAATTAAATTATGATAAACATTTAAATAATGTAATCCCCACTAGTAATTGGAGAAATAATTTCAAAATTAATAGACAGGATGCAAATAGCCTATTATTTAGAATGTTGGTAGAAATTGGTTTTATAGGTACCTTTCTATTATTGTTTTCTATTTTTAAAAATAGAATAAAGTATAATATTAAAGACAACGTAATAACACAAAATTTGTGGGCGATAAATAATGGTGTTTTAATACTCTTAATATTACGCTTTCTAAGGCAAGGTCATTATACGATGTTAGGTTTTATTTTAATGATTTTAATCTATTATTTATCTAGCCAAGCAAGCAAACAGAATAGCTCAAATTTAATCTAG